A window of Zingiber officinale cultivar Zhangliang chromosome 5A, Zo_v1.1, whole genome shotgun sequence contains these coding sequences:
- the LOC121979969 gene encoding uncharacterized protein LOC121979969, whose translation MERDAIQAEKLAAMRRFGRLRQIGTLLRCLEVAAVALFLVSWSSARAPAAARLSADFLRRLGPILLSPRCVFLLGNAIVILLFAESRRPSPPSSSDVYGEFLQIRGGGDGHFTCSLAPSPEKVIYEDKAVCIETPACGRSRSARMARRREANPEQRRADTNSELAEEDEKEVEAAEAEEFRRAVEAFIAKQTRFLREECQSTCSAGTPEHAVALR comes from the coding sequence ATGGAAAGGGACGCGATCCAGGCCGAGAAGTTGGCCGCGATGCGGCGCTTCGGCCGACTCCGCCAGATCGGCACGCTGCTGCGCTGCCTCGAGGTCGCCGCCGTCGCCCTCTTCCTCGTCTCCTGGTCCTCCGCCCGCGCACCCGCCGCCGCCCGCCTCTCCGCCGACTTCCTCCGCCGCCTCGGCCCCATCCTCCTCAGTCCCCGCTGCGTCTTCCTCCTCGGCAACGCCATCGTCATCCTCCTCTTCGCCGAATCCCGCCGCCCGTCCCCCCCCTCCTCCTCCGATGTATACGGAGAGTTCCTCCAGATCCGCGGAGGCGGCGACGGCCATTTCACCTGCTCCCTCGCCCCGTCGCCGGAAAAAGTGATATACGAGGACAAGGCGGTGTGCATCGAAACACCAGCGTGCGGGAGGAGCCGGTCGGCGAGAATGGCGCGGAGGCGAGAAGCAAATCCCGAGCAACGGCGTGCCGACACGAACTCAGAGCTCGCGGAggaggacgagaaggaggtggAGGCGGCCGAGGCGGAGGAGTTCCGGCGAGCGGTGGAGGCGTTCATCGCGAAGCAAACCAGATTCCTCCGCGAGGAATGCCAAAGTACGTGTTCCGCAGGAACACCAGAACACGCTGTGGCTCTTCGATAA